The DNA sequence TTTCTCAAGTAAACATTGAGTAACAGGACTATACTTTAATCCACTAGTTACAATTTCAATTAGTTCTTCTTCATTTGAAACAATTCCGCCACCTGTTCCACCAAGTGTGTATGCTGGACGAACAATGACAGGATAGCCTACTCTTTCAACAAACGTGTATGCTTCTTTTAAATTATGAATGATATCACTTTCAGGAACTGGTTCTCCTAGCTCGTTCATAAGCGTACGGAATAAATCACGGTCTTCTGCTTTTTTAATGGCATCTAAACTAGTTCCTAACAACTCGATATTATACTCTTTTAAAATTCCCGATTCATCAAGTTCTACCGCCATATTTAAGCCAGTTTGTCCCCCAAGTGTAGCTAACAAACCGTCTGGTCTCTCTTGACGAATAATACGGCTAACAAATTCAAACGTAATTGGTTCAATGTATACTTTGTCGGCCATCGTCGTATCTGTCATAATCGTCGCAGGATTCGAGTTAATTAAAATAACTTCATACCCTTCTTCTTGTAACGCTTGACATGCTTGAGTACCTGCATAATCAAATTCTGCTGCTTGTCCAATCACAATTGGACCAGAACCAATGACTAAAATCTTTTTAATATCAGTACGTTTTCCCATCGTGTCTCCCCCTAGTTAAGCTTTTACTTTTCCGTTTTTATGTTCTTCAATCATGTTAATAAATTTATCAAACAAATGAATTGAATCTTCTGGACCAGGTGATGCTTCCGGATGGTATTGAACACAGAATACAGGGTGATCCAAATGCTCAAGTCCTTCAACTGTTCCATCATTAACTGATACATGAGTGACTTTTAATCTTGTGTCTTTTAATGAATCTTCTACAACTGCATAGCCGTGATTTTGTGATGTGATATCAATTTTTCCTGTTTCAAGTTCTTTTACCGGGTGATTGGATCCACGGTGACCAAACTTTAATTTATCCGTTTTTGCTCCACAAGCAAGTGCAATTAATTGATGTCCTAGGCAAATACCAAATGTAGGAACCTTTCCGATAAGTCCTTTAATTAGTTCAATTCCTTCTTGTACATCCGTTGGGTCCCCAGGTCCGTTAGAAAGCATAATTCCATCTGGGTTTAATCCTAATACTTCTTCAAGTGACGCATTATAAGGAACAACGATAACATCTGAATCATAATGAATTAAGTTACGTAAAATTCCATGTTTTGCTCCGAAATCAACAAGCACGATTCGATATTTACGACCTGGTGCGTGATATGGATCTTTTGTAGAAACATGATTTACTTGGTCAGTCATTAATGGCATATCATTTAATTCTTTTACTACTTTATCAACGTTGACTTCCATGTTACAAAGTCTTCCTTTTAATGTACCATGTTGGCGAATTAATCTTGTTAGCTTGCGCGTATCAATTCCTTCAAGACCAGGAATGCCTTTGAATTTTAAAAGAGCATCAAGTGATTCTTCACTTCTCCAATTGCTAGGGTATTTTGCTACTTCTTTTACAATTAGTCCATGAATCGCTGGTTCAATTGATTCAAAGTCATCGCGGTTAATGCCGTAGTTTCCGATAAGTGGATAGGTTAGTGTAACGATTTGTCCACAATACGATAAATCGGATAAAATTTCTTGATAACCTGTCATCCCTGTATTAAATACAACTTCTCCACTTTTTTCGATGTCACTTCCGAATGCTTTTCCAACAAATACTGTGCCATCTTCCATAATTAATTGTCTTTTCATTGTTGTTCCCCTTTCTTCCAAACCAGTTTTCCTTCAACAAATGTATGTGTCGGCCAGCCTTTACAAGCCCAACCTGTAAATGGTGTATTTTTCCCTTTAGAAGCAAAATTCTCTGGATTAATCTCCTCTTGATGCTCTAAATCAATCACTGTAATATCCGCTAGCGCTCCTACTTCTAATGTTCCATATGGAAGGTCAAATGCCTTTGCAGGTTTTACAGTCAACCAATCCACTAACTGCTTTAATGTTATAATTCCTTTTTCAACAAGGTGCGTATATAAAAGTGGAAACGCTGTTTCTAGTCCCACAATTCCAAACGGAGCCTTTTCCATCCCTAGTGCTTTTTCTTCTGCAGCATGTGGAGCATGGTCAGTTGCAATAAAATCAATTGTTCCATCTAATAAACCTTCAATTAACGCATCTCGGTCTTCTTTACCACGAAGAGGTGGATTCATTTTATAATTCGGGTCCATTCCTGGAATATCTTCATCACACAACAGTAAGTGATGAGGCGTTACTTCAGCCGTCACATGAATTCCTGCTCGTTTTGCATCTCTAACTGCACGAACGGAACCAACAGTACTAATGTGACACACATGATAATGCGCGCCTGCAGCTTCAGCAAGTAGGACATCTCGAGCGATATGAACAGATTCACACACTGAAGGAATTCCTTTTAGGTTATTCTCTTTCGAAAATGTTCCTTCATGAACAGCTCCACCGAAGATAAGAGTATCCTCCTCACAGTGGGCTACTATTGCTTTATTAACTTTTGCGGCTTCTTTCATGGCCGCTAACATCATCGCTGCATTTTGAACGCCTACACCATCATCCGTAAACGCAAAAGCTCCCGCTTCTTTTAATCCTTCAAAATCCGTTAAGTCTTTTCCTAATTGCCTTGTTGTAATTGATGCATATGGAAGAACTCGTACAACCGATGTTTCCTTAATTCTATTTTGAACCCACTCCATTTGTTCTTTTGTATCAGGCACGGGTCTTGTATTTGGCATTGGTGCTACTGTTGTGAAACCACCTTGGGCAGCTGCTTTAGAGCCTGTTTCAATCGTTTCTTTATGTTCTCCACCTGGCTCTCTGAAATGGACGTGAAGGTCAAGCATTCCTGGTACGATTAATTGGTTAGTAACATCGATGACTTGGGCATCTTCACGACTTACCTTCTCTGCAACTTGAATTATCT is a window from the Bacillus alkalicellulosilyticus genome containing:
- a CDS encoding carbamoyl phosphate synthase small subunit, producing the protein MKRQLIMEDGTVFVGKAFGSDIEKSGEVVFNTGMTGYQEILSDLSYCGQIVTLTYPLIGNYGINRDDFESIEPAIHGLIVKEVAKYPSNWRSEESLDALLKFKGIPGLEGIDTRKLTRLIRQHGTLKGRLCNMEVNVDKVVKELNDMPLMTDQVNHVSTKDPYHAPGRKYRIVLVDFGAKHGILRNLIHYDSDVIVVPYNASLEEVLGLNPDGIMLSNGPGDPTDVQEGIELIKGLIGKVPTFGICLGHQLIALACGAKTDKLKFGHRGSNHPVKELETGKIDITSQNHGYAVVEDSLKDTRLKVTHVSVNDGTVEGLEHLDHPVFCVQYHPEASPGPEDSIHLFDKFINMIEEHKNGKVKA
- a CDS encoding dihydroorotase, encoding MKIVLTKGKVLTENGTTEEKEILIVDGKIIQVAEKVSREDAQVIDVTNQLIVPGMLDLHVHFREPGGEHKETIETGSKAAAQGGFTTVAPMPNTRPVPDTKEQMEWVQNRIKETSVVRVLPYASITTRQLGKDLTDFEGLKEAGAFAFTDDGVGVQNAAMMLAAMKEAAKVNKAIVAHCEEDTLIFGGAVHEGTFSKENNLKGIPSVCESVHIARDVLLAEAAGAHYHVCHISTVGSVRAVRDAKRAGIHVTAEVTPHHLLLCDEDIPGMDPNYKMNPPLRGKEDRDALIEGLLDGTIDFIATDHAPHAAEEKALGMEKAPFGIVGLETAFPLLYTHLVEKGIITLKQLVDWLTVKPAKAFDLPYGTLEVGALADITVIDLEHQEEINPENFASKGKNTPFTGWACKGWPTHTFVEGKLVWKKGEQQ